From the genome of Ziziphus jujuba cultivar Dongzao chromosome 4, ASM3175591v1:
tttcaGTTTCAATTGATGAAGAAATGACAAAAGAAATACCGGTTTCAGTAAACGAGTATATAGGTTGCCAATTGTGATACTTGCAACTTTGATGTTCTTGCTATATAGATGCTACTTACAATTTGAAGTCACTAATATCTAGAATTAAATCCCAGAGAGCAACTTATACCAGTAATTGTGATCACATGGAGATTTTGCTGACCTGCCCGtctggttttcttctttttctttttcccacttGTGCTGGGGCTATTTACAGTTTATACTCACCACGTACCATCTATAGGATAGTGGCTGTAGTTCTAGTTCACTGCAGTTCCTCTTCTCTGCGCAATAAGCCCTTGACTGCAACTGATATATTAGTGCTATTAATGGAGACTTCTTTTTCTTGGCtggacaacaaaaataaataaataaaataattataataaaaaatattaggaAGAGaaacatgaaaataataattgacgATCAATAATCATTTTCAATTGCAAAAGTAAGTTCTTCTGTCTGACACAGCAATAAGAGTTAGGAAAACAGTACCTTTGTATCTGATTAGGATCAAAATGTGGAACGTGCTCAGATTGAGGTTGAAATCAAAGCGATTTTCTGTACTTCCACATCACACACCACACATTTGTGTGCAAAAGCACCTCCTACCAGTATGGCCTTCTCTCTACAATCACTGCACCACAGCAAATGTTGGCATGGGAAGTTGGCCCATAACATCTTACGCTCATTACATCCAAAACACTTCCCCCCAGTAACGCTTTCCTTATAATTCtgctgacaaaaaaaaaaaaataaataagaacaataataagAGATACAAGTGAAACCAAAGTAATTATATAATGCACATACTATCGATGCATTAACATCAAAAGAAATGATTCAGTTTTCTGCAGCTCACCTTGTAGAAATCAAATTCACGAAGAAAGTACACAGAtaaattcttcctttttctgGCAAGGGCCTCCAAAACCAAATGCTGTCGTTGATGCCTAATGCTGTTCCTGTGAACCCCCTCTACACACTCTCCTATTCCATCATTACTATCTCCAGAACCTACATCGCAGGTTTTCCCCAGCCAGGGTCGAACATGGAAGCACGGATCCTGCTTCAAGAACTTGAGGCACCTATTCTGCATATAAGTAAGCCTAATTGTCTGAGTTGAATTCACTTCAGAGTAACCCTCGAATGGGTTTTCTTCCTCACTGCGGCTGTAAGCAGGACTAACACTTCCAGAAGATCCTGATGTAAGGTCCTGAAGACTCTTGGAATCATTAGAATTTCCATCTTCACCGTCACCAATTGATGTTGCATGAGGACTGCAGGGCATTGTGAGTTTATGAAGCACTTGATGAGGCCTACAAGGGTTTGGCAAGAGGACCATGTGAGTGGCAGGGCCATGGCTGCCTATCGGGACAACCTTCATGCTGCAAAGGTCAGAGAAACACTTCATGAAGTCACTAAGCTTAGAGTAGCCAAGAGAGGCATGATCCAGTTCCATGTCAAATTTATCTCTAAAATCTCTTTTCAGGGATGAGAGAGcatagtctccttccttgggaCGCTTTGACAACTCTTTCAAGAAGCAGGGAAGCCACTTCTTGAAAAGCCTAAGCCATGTAGGCATGCTTTGTTCTGCAACACCAGGCTTTTCATGTCTTTGAGATTCATTGGAACATGTCTTAGGTTGCCCATTGAGTAATTTATCAACCCAAGAGCTTTCTTCAGGTTTAGCCTCTTCCACAATCTTGTCATTGTGTATTTGAGGTGGAGAATGACAATGGTAATTCTTCTCCTGCTCATGTAGTTTAGGTGACAGTTTTTGGGCCTCAGCCAGGGGTAGACATTTTGTGATTATGCTTTTAATCTCAACTTGCCTGTCCATTATAGAGACATAGTGCGCTTGAACAGCAGCCAAAGCAGATTTCTCCTCTTTGAAGGTCACAAAACCAAAGCCACGAGATTGTGTCTGACTTCCTATTTGAGCTACAATTACTATAGCATCTTCCACCGATCCAAATTGTTCTTCAAACAACTTACCCAACAAATCTGGATTAAAACAGTTACTGAATAATTTAGTTTAACGTAACAATAGTAAAATCAAGTTCACTTGCTAGACATTTCTCATGtcaatgcttttttaaaaaatggttaATACAACTTAAAATGTGAAAACAGGCTCTAATAAATTGCTAACCTGAGTTCACCGAAAGAGGGAGCCCTCCCACAAAGATTTTCCGTTTGAATTCCTTTATGGCACGAGAATGGTTTTGTTGAGTTCCCTGCTTCACCTGCTGATGTTCTTCCTCACCATGTAAGAAGAAGCACTTATCTCCTCTGCCACATCCACGAGCAGAAGTGAAGTATTTACAAATCTCCCCTTTGGCGCTTGAACAAATTCTATCATTCAAAGGAAATAGACAATTACATGACCATATTAGAGGAGCACGCACATACATTCACATGAAAGTACACATGAGTTTTGAAACTTTAAGCAGAGTGCTCACCTATCTGGAGGGATGTTTTCATCGGTCATGTTTAGAAGTGCTTTACAGGTATCCAAGAAAACCTCATCGTCACCTTGTAAAGAAGGTGCATACATTTGTTGAATGGGGTAGTCACGACTCACTGCATATCCATATAGAAATATGAAATCAAATGCATGCAGTAACATGAATAATTAATACATATGCATTAGGATATTTTAGATAAATagttgaaaagacaacttactGAGACTAATATTTGCTGGGTTCAGCATGAAACGCATATCTTGAGACTCAGCCAAGTCGATAGGTCTTTGTCTACTGCAAGAAATAAAGTTTAAATACACATGCGATGTTCATGTATATACATTATACATCAAAGTTAAATTTTGATGGGTAAGTTCCGGTAGACAAatcataaaaggaaaaacatcACTGCAGAGCTGGATGAGAAGAGTTCAACTAATCTTACCGTAAATTGAAAACTTCACTACTTGCTCCCCAGCGCAAAAGAAGCTCAACACAGTTAATGTGTTCATTCTTCACTGCATAAAATAGTGGGGTTTCTTTCATTTCTGTCTTATAATTGATACCGTCTGGATCTTCCAATAGAAGGACCTGTCAGCCCCAAAGTcggaaataataaatttgaccttaaacctaaaattcttatattttacttttggtTGCCAAGACAACAACGGATTCAGTAAGAATATTGGAGTCAAAGATGAAGAAAAACCATCTTCATACCTGAAGTGCCTGTGAATTACCATTACTAGCAGCAACATGTAGTGCAGTTAACCCTAATTTGTTCCTTTGGTTCACTCGAGCACCATGCTTAAGAAGAAGCCATAAAAATCTGTGAACAAGAAGgttattgaaaatttagaaCGGCTACTAACTTCAAATATTTGCAtgcttatatttataattttgtgtaGTATTCACTAGCTTGTGTTTTGAGTGTGTGCgtatgtgagagagagagagagagggacttTATATTCTGCAGACATGACCCCCTTGGCGCTTTAAGGGACCAATGAAGAGCAGAGTTCCCATCTACATCAACATCATTTATGTCTATGTCTGTCTTCAGAAGGAGCTCAGTGACAGCTTCATCTCCTGCCTGAACAAATTACAATCAATTTAGGCCATAAAACATGACAATTCCAATATTAGTAGGAAGATATGATTTTTTGCCTGTCGACACTTACACAATTTTTTGTAAAATCTTCATTTAGCCCAGATTTTGTTTCTAACGTGTTTTAATTGCTTACAGTTCGATCCCCCATCTATAATTACTTTCATTACAAAGTTATAGCCATGAGAATATAATGTCAATATGTAACACAAATACAGATTACCGTGGAGATTTACGGGGCACTCGCTAAATTCAATTAGTTGATTTTTGCGATCTTGCAATTAATCTCCATTGGTTATGCCTCAAGTGTAATACAACTACGAGGCGAAATCTAAGTTATATTGAAGTACATGTCGGAAACGAGAGAAATCAAGGttcgaggaaaaaaaaaatatatatatatatatatatatattaatatattataatatatatagataatataatgATCCCTGTTATGTGGACCTTTGTTTTGTCACAGAATTAAACTATATCtgtttcaacatatatatatatataaatatatatatttatatatatatttttttggtaatatatatgtatttcaaTATGGTTAGTACTTTATACACGAATGACAATATTATATGAATTCTTATTACACATTTTtccctttaaaagaaaaaggggaaaggaaaatacaaaccgaaaaaaaaaaaaaaaaaaaaaagggaaaagacgATACTAACCTGGACTGCACGGATTAGCAGTGACGTCACCTTCTTGTCCGTACAACTGCTGTGAGCCACAACCCCAGCGAGCTGAAGCAACTCGATCTCGCGAAGCAAAAGCTTCCTTTTCTTGGCGTTCTCGCTGTCGGTGGAACAAGAGTGTTTGGCCATTTCCGACGGCGCCGTTGCAGAATCCAAGGACATAGCTTCCCGCAACACGCATTCGTATATGGTCATCTTCTCCTTGGAACCCGAATCAGTGTCCCGAAATTCCAACACCGACTCGTTAATCTTTTCTGCGGCTACCATGAGTAGTGCCCCTAAAGCAACTATTCGTCCTTCTACGGCCTTTGCAAACGCCACCTCCGCTATTTCCTTCGTTTTCTCGGCAAGAAGTCTCACCGTGGTCAAATCCTGAGCGGAAGCAACGAAAACAAGCTCAAAACGTAGATTTACATACGTTAATACGCTCTTTTTAACTTTGCCTATTTAGGTGCATCGCTGAAaattttttgggaaagaaaaccaaagaaacgatatcaataataataataaaaaaccaaaataaatttttttttaagcaccATTTTATATCGACCATGACATGCAACCCCCCACTCGGCCACTCGTTACACGACTATTCACGCATTTTATCAATGGTGATTTTTCAGCTTATTTCGAATTCTTCACCTTCTAAGCTACCAAACAGCCCTGTATAATGGGTTCTGAAATCTCtccttttctatttcttttttttttctatattttttttttttatcagccaaaaacataaataaataaaaaaaaga
Proteins encoded in this window:
- the LOC107415561 gene encoding uncharacterized protein LOC107415561 isoform X3 → MDVIWNPDTYSVQDLVTILGQKDLTTVRLLAEKTKEIAEVAFAKAVEGRIVALGALLMVAAEKINESVLEFRDTDSGSKEKMTIYECVLREAMSLDSATAPSEMAKHSCSTDSENAKKRKLLLREIELLQLAGVVAHSSCTDKKVTSLLIRAVQAGDEAVTELLLKTDIDINDVDVDGNSALHWSLKAPRGSCLQNIKFLWLLLKHGARVNQRNKLGLTALHVAASNGNSQALQVLLLEDPDGINYKTEMKETPLFYAVKNEHINCVELLLRWGASSEVFNLRRQRPIDLAESQDMRFMLNPANISLMSRDYPIQQMYAPSLQGDDEVFLDTCKALLNMTDENIPPDRICSSAKGEICKYFTSARGCGRGDKCFFLHGEEEHQQVKQGTQQNHSRAIKEFKRKIFVGGLPLSVNSDLLGKLFEEQFGSVEDAIVIVAQIGSQTQSRGFGFVTFKEEKSALAAVQAHYVSIMDRQVEIKSIITKCLPLAEAQKLSPKLHEQEKNYHCHSPPQIHNDKIVEEAKPEESSWVDKLLNGQPKTCSNESQRHEKPGVAEQSMPTWLRLFKKWLPCFLKELSKRPKEGDYALSSLKRDFRDKFDMELDHASLGYSKLSDFMKCFSDLCSMKVVPIGSHGPATHMVLLPNPCRPHQVLHKLTMPCSPHATSIGDGEDGNSNDSKSLQDLTSGSSGSVSPAYSRSEEENPFEGYSEVNSTQTIRLTYMQNRCLKFLKQDPCFHVRPWLGKTCDVGSGDSNDGIGECVEGVHRNSIRHQRQHLVLEALARKRKNLSVYFLREFDFYKQNYKESVTGGKCFGCNERKMLWANFPCQHLLWCSDCREKAILVGGAFAHKCVVCDVEVQKIALISTSI
- the LOC107415561 gene encoding uncharacterized protein LOC107415561 isoform X2, whose translation is MDLETKSFGVTELFNSLPKCKISGFDFGKVTSNDDDDLRSSMDENFNVADGRTSVTVSICQDDRTQLVASLNRFFQASSEPLDRSILSRLVHLCCVFDSVDCASALLSGELKTVPLVNEMSEMGQSALHTAAESHSSRCVELLLKKRARTDLRTKDGSAQLALELSLSSTRMDVIWNPDTYSVQDLVTILGQKDLTTVRLLAEKTKEIAEVAFAKAVEGRIVALGALLMVAAEKINESVLEFRDTDSGSKEKMTIYECVLREAMSLDSATAPSEMAKHSCSTDSENAKKRKLLLREIELLQLAGVVAHSSCTDKKVTSLLIRAVQAGDEAVTELLLKTDIDINDVDVDGNSALHWSLKAPRGSCLQNIKFLWLLLKHGARVNQRNKLGLTALHVAASNGNSQALQVLLLEDPDGINYKTEMKETPLFYAVKNEHINCVELLLRWGASSEVFNLRRQRPIDLAESQDMRFMLNPANISLMSRDYPIQQMYAPSLQGDDEVFLDTCKALLNMTDENIPPDRICSSAKGEICKYFTSARGCGRGDKCFFLHGEEEHQQVKQGTQQNHSRAIKEFKRKIFVGGLPLSVNSDLLGKLFEEQFGSVEDAIVIVAQIGSQTQSRGFGFVTFKEEKSALAAVQAHYVSIMDRQVEIKSIITKCLPLAEAQKLSPKLHEQEKNYHCHSPPQIHNDKIVEEAKPEESSWVDKLLNGQPKTCSNESQRHEKPGVAEQSMPTWLRLFKKWLPCFLKELSKRPKEGDYALSSLKRDFRDKFDMELDHASLGYSKLSDFMKCFSDLCSMKVVPIGSHGPATHMVLLPNPCRPHQVLHKLTMPCSPHATSIGDGEDGNSNDSKSLQDLTSGSSGSVSPAYSRSEEENPFEGYSEVNSTQTIRLTYMQNRCLKFLKQDPCFHVRPWLGKTCDVGSGDSNDGIGECVEGVHRNSIRHQRQHLVLEALARKRKNLSVYFLREFDFYKNYKESVTGGKCFGCNERKMLWANFPCQHLLWCSDCREKAILVGGAFAHKCVVCDVEVQKIALISTSI
- the LOC107415561 gene encoding uncharacterized protein LOC107415561 isoform X4 gives rise to the protein MDLTTVRLLAEKTKEIAEVAFAKAVEGRIVALGALLMVAAEKINESVLEFRDTDSGSKEKMTIYECVLREAMSLDSATAPSEMAKHSCSTDSENAKKRKLLLREIELLQLAGVVAHSSCTDKKVTSLLIRAVQAGDEAVTELLLKTDIDINDVDVDGNSALHWSLKAPRGSCLQNIKFLWLLLKHGARVNQRNKLGLTALHVAASNGNSQALQVLLLEDPDGINYKTEMKETPLFYAVKNEHINCVELLLRWGASSEVFNLRRQRPIDLAESQDMRFMLNPANISLMSRDYPIQQMYAPSLQGDDEVFLDTCKALLNMTDENIPPDRICSSAKGEICKYFTSARGCGRGDKCFFLHGEEEHQQVKQGTQQNHSRAIKEFKRKIFVGGLPLSVNSDLLGKLFEEQFGSVEDAIVIVAQIGSQTQSRGFGFVTFKEEKSALAAVQAHYVSIMDRQVEIKSIITKCLPLAEAQKLSPKLHEQEKNYHCHSPPQIHNDKIVEEAKPEESSWVDKLLNGQPKTCSNESQRHEKPGVAEQSMPTWLRLFKKWLPCFLKELSKRPKEGDYALSSLKRDFRDKFDMELDHASLGYSKLSDFMKCFSDLCSMKVVPIGSHGPATHMVLLPNPCRPHQVLHKLTMPCSPHATSIGDGEDGNSNDSKSLQDLTSGSSGSVSPAYSRSEEENPFEGYSEVNSTQTIRLTYMQNRCLKFLKQDPCFHVRPWLGKTCDVGSGDSNDGIGECVEGVHRNSIRHQRQHLVLEALARKRKNLSVYFLREFDFYKQNYKESVTGGKCFGCNERKMLWANFPCQHLLWCSDCREKAILVGGAFAHKCVVCDVEVQKIALISTSI
- the LOC107415561 gene encoding uncharacterized protein LOC107415561 isoform X1; its protein translation is MDLETKSFGVTELFNSLPKCKISGFDFGKVTSNDDDDLRSSMDENFNVADGRTSVTVSICQDDRTQLVASLNRFFQASSEPLDRSILSRLVHLCCVFDSVDCASALLSGELKTVPLVNEMSEMGQSALHTAAESHSSRCVELLLKKRARTDLRTKDGSAQLALELSLSSTRMDVIWNPDTYSVQDLVTILGQKDLTTVRLLAEKTKEIAEVAFAKAVEGRIVALGALLMVAAEKINESVLEFRDTDSGSKEKMTIYECVLREAMSLDSATAPSEMAKHSCSTDSENAKKRKLLLREIELLQLAGVVAHSSCTDKKVTSLLIRAVQAGDEAVTELLLKTDIDINDVDVDGNSALHWSLKAPRGSCLQNIKFLWLLLKHGARVNQRNKLGLTALHVAASNGNSQALQVLLLEDPDGINYKTEMKETPLFYAVKNEHINCVELLLRWGASSEVFNLRRQRPIDLAESQDMRFMLNPANISLMSRDYPIQQMYAPSLQGDDEVFLDTCKALLNMTDENIPPDRICSSAKGEICKYFTSARGCGRGDKCFFLHGEEEHQQVKQGTQQNHSRAIKEFKRKIFVGGLPLSVNSDLLGKLFEEQFGSVEDAIVIVAQIGSQTQSRGFGFVTFKEEKSALAAVQAHYVSIMDRQVEIKSIITKCLPLAEAQKLSPKLHEQEKNYHCHSPPQIHNDKIVEEAKPEESSWVDKLLNGQPKTCSNESQRHEKPGVAEQSMPTWLRLFKKWLPCFLKELSKRPKEGDYALSSLKRDFRDKFDMELDHASLGYSKLSDFMKCFSDLCSMKVVPIGSHGPATHMVLLPNPCRPHQVLHKLTMPCSPHATSIGDGEDGNSNDSKSLQDLTSGSSGSVSPAYSRSEEENPFEGYSEVNSTQTIRLTYMQNRCLKFLKQDPCFHVRPWLGKTCDVGSGDSNDGIGECVEGVHRNSIRHQRQHLVLEALARKRKNLSVYFLREFDFYKQNYKESVTGGKCFGCNERKMLWANFPCQHLLWCSDCREKAILVGGAFAHKCVVCDVEVQKIALISTSI